CACCTGCGAGATCTTCAAGACCAACGACTACGTCGACGTCCAGGGCGTGACGAAGGGCAAGGGGTTCGCCGGCGTCATGAAGCGCCATAATTTCCGCGGCCTTCCCGCCTCGCACGGCGCGTCGGACAAGCAGCGCTCCCCGGGCTCCCTCGCCTCCCGCCGCTCGCTCGGACGCGTCATGCCCGGCCAGCGCATGGCGGGCCACATGGGCAACGTCGTCACTTCGACCATCAAGATCGAAGTCGTCGATGTGGACGCCGAGAAGAACCTGATCTACGTCGCGGGCGCCGTCCCCGGCCCCCGCGGCGGTCTCGTCACGATCTTCGAGACCGTCAAGAACAAGAAGGTCCGCATCGACACCGTCAAGTCCACGATCAAGAAGGACAAGATGGGCAACATCATCAAGGCCGCCGTCAAGCCCGGCGCCAAGAAGTAAGGGATCATCATGGACGCTAAAGTCATCGACGTCAACGGCAAAGAGACCGGCACGGTCTCCCTCAAGGAAGAGATCTTCGGCCACAAGCCGGAGCGC
This genomic stretch from Elusimicrobiota bacterium harbors:
- the rplC gene encoding 50S ribosomal protein L3, with amino-acid sequence MSEQQTTEATAANDGVKKAPATFRAILGEKIGMTQIFHPKDQNLYGVTIIKAGPCPVLRVKTADSKDGYAAVQLGFGTIKDKSRNSAELGQFKAAGVPAQKYVREIRDANLAGLEAGQTVTCEIFKTNDYVDVQGVTKGKGFAGVMKRHNFRGLPASHGASDKQRSPGSLASRRSLGRVMPGQRMAGHMGNVVTSTIKIEVVDVDAEKNLIYVAGAVPGPRGGLVTIFETVKNKKVRIDTVKSTIKKDKMGNIIKAAVKPGAKK